The Actinoplanes sp. N902-109 genomic interval GCGATCTCGTGCACGCCTACGCGCAGGTCAATTGGGCCGGCCACACGTCGATGGAGGTGGGCGTGCGGGTGACCGCGGAGCGGTGGGACACCGCCGGCGGCGAACCGCTGACCGTGGCCACCGCGTATCTGGTGTTCGTCGGGGTCGACGTGTCCGGGCAGCCGCGCACCGTACCGCCGGTGTTGCCGGAGGCGCCCGAGGACCAGCGCCGGTTCCGCGAGGCGCTCATCCGGCGCGAGCACCGGCTGGCCCGCCGCAAGGCCATCCAGGATGCCCGGGCCATCGTGGCTGAATGAGCGTTAAGGTGTCGGCATGACGACGGGAACAGTCTTGTGGACGCCACCGGCCGACGTTCTTGAGTCCTCCCGGATGGGCGCGTTCCTGACCTGGGTACGGGAGGAGCGCGGCGTCGACGTCCACGACTACCCGTCGTTGTGGGAGTGGTCAGTCACCGATCTGGCCGGGTTCTGGGCCGCGATCTGGGAGTACTTCGAGGTCGTCGCGCACGATGAGCCGACCGGGACGCTCGCCGACGCCACGATGCCCGGTGCGCGGTGGTTCCCCGGCGCCACCCTGAACTACGCCGAGAATGTGCTGCGGATGCCGGGGATGGGCGACGACGATCCGGTGGTCTTCTCGTACTCGCAGACCCGGGAGCCGGTGACGCTCACGGCCC includes:
- a CDS encoding acyl-CoA thioesterase translates to MNDQPQGRPTAHSRVTLSRIMTATDVNLYGTVHGGVLMKFVDDVAGAAAARHSGGTAVTAAIDEIIFVEPVRVGDLVHAYAQVNWAGHTSMEVGVRVTAERWDTAGGEPLTVATAYLVFVGVDVSGQPRTVPPVLPEAPEDQRRFREALIRREHRLARRKAIQDARAIVAE